From Pseudovibrio sp. Tun.PSC04-5.I4, a single genomic window includes:
- a CDS encoding TRAP transporter small permease, translating to MQALTKVVNTILKTVTVSVFVVLVMCVVWQVFSRYILGTPSTITDELARFMFMWIGLIGAAYTLGMRRHLAIDLLTGSLVGKRKLISDYFIVLAIAFFSGLVMFYGGGQLVLKTLANGQVSPALRIPMGYVYAAIPFSGAIMLFYCVEFFLGLVNGTGTGPNDQMPEDADAAAK from the coding sequence ATGCAAGCGCTGACCAAAGTTGTTAACACGATCCTGAAGACCGTCACCGTGTCGGTTTTTGTGGTGCTCGTGATGTGTGTGGTTTGGCAAGTGTTCTCAAGGTATATCCTTGGCACCCCAAGCACAATTACGGACGAGCTTGCTCGTTTCATGTTCATGTGGATTGGCCTTATTGGCGCAGCCTATACGCTGGGAATGCGCCGCCATCTGGCAATTGACCTTCTCACCGGCTCTTTGGTTGGCAAGCGCAAGCTGATCTCCGATTACTTTATCGTTCTGGCAATCGCCTTCTTCTCAGGCTTGGTCATGTTCTATGGTGGTGGTCAGCTGGTTCTCAAAACCCTCGCAAACGGTCAAGTCTCACCGGCCCTGCGTATCCCGATGGGATACGTCTACGCTGCCATTCCATTCTCCGGGGCCATCATGCTGTTTTACTGCGTGGAGTTCTTCCTTGGTCTCGTCAACGGCACTGGCACTGGTCCTAATGACCAAATGCCTGAAGACGCCGATGCAGCTGCGAAATAA
- a CDS encoding TRAP transporter large permease: MDFLSSELQSGLILFGVFGALVTFGVPISFAIGLAATASITFLISFDQAIFVVSQKMASGLDSFTLLAIPFFILAGNIMNSGGIARRLIELAKIVGGRLPGALAHVNVLANMLFGSISGSAVASAAAIGGIMSPLQRKEGYDPAFSAAVNAASCPTGMLIPPSSTLIVYSLISGGTSVATLFVAGYLPGILMGLSVMLVAGIIAAKRGYPLIPLPSFKEILFKIADAFLPLLLVFIIMGGIIGGVFTATEASAVAVVYTLILAIGVYREVKITELPTVILESAITSSIVLLLIGCSIGMSWAMTFSDIPYAIGEALANVSDNPFIIMLVINLCLLVIGTFMDMTPALLIFTPIFLPVATELGMDPVHFGIMMTYNLCIGIITPPVGSALFISCSVGKVAIQDLIKPMLPFYAAVITILMLVTFIPEISLFLPRLILGYGG, translated from the coding sequence ATGGATTTTTTAAGCAGTGAACTTCAAAGCGGCCTCATTCTTTTCGGCGTTTTCGGCGCATTGGTAACTTTTGGTGTGCCAATTTCGTTCGCGATCGGACTGGCTGCGACTGCGAGCATCACCTTCCTGATTTCTTTCGATCAGGCAATTTTTGTTGTCTCTCAGAAGATGGCAAGTGGATTGGACAGCTTTACTCTGCTGGCTATCCCGTTCTTCATTCTTGCTGGCAACATTATGAACTCGGGAGGCATTGCAAGGCGCCTCATTGAGCTTGCCAAAATCGTGGGCGGACGCTTACCGGGCGCTCTGGCACACGTGAACGTGCTCGCAAACATGTTGTTTGGCTCAATCTCCGGCTCTGCTGTGGCGTCTGCCGCTGCGATTGGTGGCATCATGTCTCCGTTGCAACGCAAAGAGGGCTATGACCCTGCTTTCTCAGCGGCGGTGAACGCAGCTTCTTGTCCAACCGGCATGTTGATCCCCCCTTCTTCAACGCTGATCGTTTACTCTCTGATCTCAGGTGGCACCTCTGTTGCGACCCTGTTTGTTGCTGGGTATCTGCCAGGCATTTTGATGGGTCTGAGCGTGATGCTTGTTGCGGGCATTATTGCAGCGAAACGCGGCTACCCACTCATCCCACTGCCAAGTTTTAAAGAGATCCTTTTCAAGATTGCTGACGCGTTTTTGCCGTTGCTGCTGGTCTTCATCATCATGGGCGGCATTATTGGTGGTGTGTTTACGGCGACTGAAGCTTCTGCCGTTGCTGTGGTTTACACACTGATCCTTGCCATCGGCGTTTACCGCGAAGTTAAAATCACCGAGCTTCCGACCGTCATTCTGGAATCTGCCATCACAAGCTCAATCGTACTGTTGCTGATCGGCTGTTCCATCGGCATGTCCTGGGCGATGACCTTTTCCGACATTCCGTATGCCATTGGCGAAGCGTTAGCGAACGTCTCTGATAACCCATTCATTATCATGCTGGTGATCAACCTCTGCTTGCTGGTGATTGGTACCTTCATGGACATGACCCCAGCTCTGCTGATCTTCACACCGATCTTCTTGCCGGTGGCAACTGAGTTAGGTATGGATCCGGTCCACTTCGGTATCATGATGACCTACAACCTGTGCATCGGCATCATCACTCCACCTGTTGGAAGTGCGCTGTTCATCAGTTGCTCTGTTGGTAAGGTTGCAATTCAGGATCTGATTAAGCCAATGCTGCCATTCTATGCAGCGGTGATCACCATCCTGATGCTGGTGACGTTCATTCCTGAAATCAGCTTGTTCCTGCCACGTCTTATCCTTGGGTACGGCGGATAG
- a CDS encoding long-chain fatty acid--CoA ligase: protein MISHAQPVSQGRTPEAFTSIPKAFTETVARLADKPAYLVRGETGWEATSWRDYNQQVRSAAKALLALGVNPGDAVCILSYNRPEWTIMDIAAMMIGAVPTGIYWTAAPPEINYILRHSQGRILLAETKAQLQGIGEHEENMRHLRKIIRLDGRVENPDQYTWSSFMSLGENSPGLDAELDRRLSEITAADIALQIYTSGTTGLPKAVQISHRAIRAESDALNLAFDPTPADRYISYLPLAHIAEQCGTIIQACDTGYPVYYATSVTSLGEHLPEVRPTVTFGVPRIFEKIWEKVEKQLSKEKGFKGKLIQWSLSVSKEWYTNHLAGKRAGFVLEAKKTLANKLVLNKIKHKIGLDKMRMFVSGGAPVSRRVLEAFTGLDIVIREVYGQSENCGGATINIIGATRLGSVGRPMDGVTIKIAADGEILCKADTNFSGYAHDPASTDETLQDGWLYSGDIGYLDKDGYLFITGRKKELIITSGGKNISPALLEHDLMELPLVEYAVVAGNNQTFLSALLTIDSGMANRFAIENDLKPEDVPASDQLRKVLQAGINKVNARHSRVERIRKFEVLPNGFSIQTGELTPTLKIRRAKVLNNHADALDSIYKPDD, encoded by the coding sequence ATGATTTCGCATGCCCAGCCCGTTTCACAGGGAAGAACGCCCGAAGCTTTTACATCCATCCCAAAAGCGTTTACGGAAACGGTCGCACGTCTGGCGGACAAACCTGCCTATTTGGTGCGTGGTGAAACAGGGTGGGAAGCAACCAGCTGGCGCGATTATAACCAACAGGTGCGCAGCGCTGCAAAGGCGCTTCTGGCTCTTGGAGTTAATCCAGGCGACGCTGTTTGTATCTTAAGCTACAACAGACCAGAATGGACCATCATGGACATTGCCGCCATGATGATCGGAGCTGTGCCAACCGGGATCTACTGGACTGCAGCTCCGCCGGAAATTAATTACATCCTGCGTCATTCACAGGGTCGCATATTGCTGGCTGAAACCAAAGCTCAGCTGCAGGGCATAGGCGAGCATGAAGAAAACATGCGCCACCTGCGTAAGATCATTCGTCTTGATGGCCGCGTGGAAAATCCGGATCAATACACGTGGTCGAGCTTTATGTCGCTGGGCGAGAACAGTCCGGGCCTTGATGCTGAGCTTGATCGTCGACTGAGCGAAATCACCGCCGCCGATATAGCGCTTCAGATTTATACGTCTGGCACAACGGGTCTGCCAAAGGCTGTTCAGATCAGCCATCGTGCCATTCGCGCAGAGTCTGATGCATTGAATTTGGCGTTCGATCCAACCCCAGCAGACCGTTACATCTCCTATTTGCCATTGGCACATATTGCAGAGCAGTGCGGCACCATCATTCAGGCCTGTGATACGGGGTATCCGGTTTACTACGCGACCTCCGTGACCAGTCTTGGAGAGCACCTGCCAGAGGTTCGCCCCACTGTCACCTTTGGTGTACCGCGGATTTTCGAGAAGATCTGGGAGAAGGTAGAGAAGCAACTCAGCAAAGAGAAGGGCTTCAAAGGCAAGCTGATCCAATGGTCATTATCTGTTAGCAAAGAATGGTACACCAACCACTTGGCGGGCAAGCGGGCCGGATTTGTTCTTGAGGCCAAGAAGACACTGGCCAACAAACTGGTGCTGAACAAGATCAAGCACAAGATCGGCCTCGACAAGATGCGCATGTTTGTCAGTGGCGGTGCACCTGTCTCCAGACGAGTTCTGGAAGCTTTCACCGGACTGGATATTGTTATTCGCGAGGTCTACGGACAATCGGAGAACTGCGGCGGGGCAACCATCAATATCATAGGAGCTACCCGTCTTGGTTCCGTAGGACGCCCTATGGATGGTGTGACCATCAAAATTGCAGCCGATGGCGAAATCCTGTGTAAGGCAGACACCAACTTCTCCGGATATGCGCATGATCCAGCCTCAACTGATGAGACGCTACAAGATGGGTGGCTCTACAGTGGTGATATTGGGTATTTGGATAAAGATGGGTACTTGTTCATTACAGGACGTAAAAAAGAGCTGATCATCACATCCGGTGGCAAAAACATCTCTCCTGCATTGCTGGAGCACGATTTGATGGAACTGCCACTGGTGGAATATGCTGTTGTAGCTGGCAACAACCAGACCTTCTTGAGTGCACTGCTTACCATTGATAGCGGGATGGCAAATCGGTTTGCTATTGAGAATGATCTTAAACCGGAAGATGTTCCGGCATCAGACCAGCTGCGCAAAGTACTTCAGGCAGGCATTAATAAAGTGAATGCGCGCCATTCCAGAGTTGAGCGTATTCGTAAGTTTGAAGTCTTACCAAATGGCTTTTCTATTCAAACGGGTGAACTTACACCGACATTGAAAATCAGAAGAGCCAAAGTGCTGAATAATCACGCAGATGCATTGGATTCTATCTACAAGCCTGACGATTAG
- the uxaC gene encoding glucuronate isomerase, whose amino-acid sequence MMQPFLGPNFLLETEAAQKLYHEHAADMPIVDYHNHLCPQVIAENHQFDDIGSTWLAGDHYKWRAMRWAGVDESLITGTKTSFKDKFHAFAEVMPKFLGNPLYHWTHLEMYRYFGLEGVTLSAKTADTVWDVCNAKLAKKQFSARGLLSMQNVKMLGTTDDPCDDLRWHKMIAQDATCDMVVRPTFRPDPAFKINKPTFPAYMQKLSKAAGFAINSYEKLLEALALRLNHFDAHGCNAADHGLDSMLFCAVPSSAELNRIFNSGRDGAELSIDDVTAFQSAVQVFLGQEYAKRNWVMQLHIGATRNNRTRLFKALGPDVGVDGIDDRELAIPLNQFLDTLDRDKKLPRTVLYSLDPTKNEVVVTTAGNFQDGTIAGKVQAGTGWWHNDQLDGMERQMTQLAQMGLLSQFLGMLTDSRSFLSFPRHEYFRRLLCKMVGEWMANGHIPADYDLTGSMIKDICYRNAAKWFLDEK is encoded by the coding sequence ATGATGCAGCCATTTCTTGGACCCAACTTCCTGTTAGAGACAGAAGCCGCACAAAAACTCTATCACGAGCACGCAGCAGACATGCCAATCGTGGATTACCACAACCACCTGTGTCCGCAGGTCATTGCCGAAAACCATCAGTTTGATGACATCGGCAGTACATGGCTTGCCGGCGATCACTACAAGTGGCGCGCAATGCGTTGGGCTGGAGTTGACGAGAGCCTGATCACAGGAACAAAAACCAGCTTTAAAGATAAATTCCACGCCTTTGCGGAGGTGATGCCTAAGTTCCTTGGAAATCCGCTGTACCATTGGACGCATCTTGAGATGTACCGGTACTTCGGGCTGGAAGGCGTTACACTTTCCGCGAAAACTGCTGATACGGTCTGGGATGTCTGCAACGCTAAACTTGCAAAAAAACAGTTCTCTGCACGCGGTTTGCTTAGCATGCAGAACGTGAAAATGCTGGGCACTACGGATGATCCATGTGACGATCTGCGTTGGCACAAGATGATCGCTCAAGATGCCACCTGCGACATGGTAGTTCGTCCAACTTTCCGTCCAGACCCAGCCTTCAAGATCAACAAACCTACTTTCCCCGCTTACATGCAGAAGCTTAGCAAGGCGGCTGGTTTCGCAATCAACAGCTACGAAAAACTGTTGGAAGCGCTTGCACTTCGACTAAACCATTTTGACGCTCACGGCTGTAATGCGGCTGACCATGGCCTCGACAGCATGTTGTTCTGCGCTGTGCCTTCTTCAGCTGAATTGAACCGCATTTTTAACAGTGGCCGTGATGGCGCTGAGCTCTCAATTGATGATGTTACAGCCTTCCAATCTGCTGTTCAGGTGTTCCTTGGTCAGGAATATGCGAAACGCAATTGGGTGATGCAGCTGCATATTGGCGCGACCCGCAACAACAGGACACGCCTGTTTAAAGCTCTTGGCCCAGATGTGGGTGTTGATGGCATTGACGACAGAGAGCTCGCCATTCCGCTTAACCAATTCCTTGATACGTTGGACAGGGACAAAAAACTCCCAAGAACAGTTCTGTACTCTCTCGATCCAACTAAAAATGAAGTGGTTGTGACGACAGCTGGGAACTTCCAGGACGGTACTATTGCGGGCAAAGTTCAAGCTGGCACAGGCTGGTGGCACAACGATCAGCTGGACGGTATGGAGCGCCAGATGACCCAGTTGGCGCAGATGGGATTGCTGTCTCAGTTCCTCGGCATGTTGACTGACAGCAGATCGTTCCTATCCTTCCCACGTCACGAATACTTCCGCCGCTTACTTTGCAAGATGGTGGGTGAATGGATGGCTAACGGCCATATTCCAGCCGACTATGATTTGACTGGTTCTATGATCAAGGACATTTGCTACAGAAATGCAGCAAAATGGTTTCTTGATGAGAAGTAA
- a CDS encoding GAK system CofD-like protein yields the protein MLDIPQINPFNTPHQPSVGIQFISNGPIFIMQQLNVSRGLNLPDPVRVSRYKRLPELGPTLLFFSGGSALNPTARALKQYTHNSIHFMTPFDSGGSSAVLRHAFGMPAIGDLRSRLIALADESVLGQSEIYRLFTHRFPNTATLDDLQGDLVDMLEGHGELMSRVSNPMRGLIRNQLAFFHDAMPSNFDLRGASIGNLILAGGYLNNNQKLDPIIFLFSKLVNTLGTVVATVDARLHLAVELESGEVIVGQHNMTGKETAPIRSPIARTYLTRSLAGGDPVEIEISPKRRHLIESADLICYPPGSFHSSLIANLLPKGVGRSIAQSPNPKVYVPNLGTDPEQFGLSHNERIDALLKHLRVDAGQDTPTEKLLNFVIADEQQAMEFDWAALEAQGISLIGCDLTTPESVPYYDPEKLVTTLLSFV from the coding sequence TTGTTGGACATTCCGCAGATAAATCCGTTTAATACACCTCACCAACCTTCAGTTGGGATTCAGTTCATTTCAAACGGGCCAATATTCATCATGCAGCAGCTCAACGTTTCTCGCGGACTAAATTTGCCAGATCCCGTCAGGGTCAGCCGCTATAAACGTTTACCTGAACTTGGCCCGACCTTGCTGTTCTTTAGTGGTGGCAGTGCGCTTAACCCAACCGCTCGGGCGTTGAAGCAGTACACACACAACTCCATCCACTTTATGACGCCATTTGACAGTGGCGGTAGCTCAGCCGTTTTACGTCATGCGTTTGGTATGCCCGCGATTGGGGATTTACGGTCTCGTCTGATTGCATTGGCGGATGAAAGCGTGCTTGGCCAGTCAGAGATCTATCGGTTGTTCACGCATCGCTTTCCAAACACAGCCACTCTGGACGACCTGCAAGGCGACTTGGTGGATATGCTGGAGGGGCATGGTGAGTTGATGTCCCGGGTGTCCAACCCTATGCGCGGTTTGATCCGCAATCAGCTTGCGTTTTTTCATGATGCGATGCCCTCGAATTTTGATCTTCGCGGCGCTAGCATTGGCAATCTTATTCTGGCTGGCGGATACCTGAACAACAATCAAAAGCTCGACCCGATCATCTTCCTATTTTCCAAACTGGTGAACACGCTTGGGACAGTGGTTGCCACGGTTGATGCGCGTTTGCATTTGGCCGTTGAGCTGGAGTCTGGCGAGGTGATTGTCGGTCAACACAATATGACCGGCAAGGAAACCGCTCCAATTCGCAGCCCCATTGCGCGGACCTATCTCACACGTTCACTTGCAGGTGGGGATCCGGTCGAGATCGAAATATCGCCCAAAAGGCGGCATCTTATTGAGAGCGCGGATTTGATTTGTTACCCGCCGGGCAGCTTTCATAGCAGTCTGATTGCGAACCTTCTGCCAAAAGGGGTCGGCAGATCAATCGCGCAAAGTCCCAACCCTAAAGTGTATGTTCCCAACCTTGGCACTGATCCAGAACAGTTTGGTCTCAGCCACAATGAGCGCATTGATGCTTTGCTGAAGCATTTGCGGGTGGATGCAGGGCAAGACACTCCAACGGAAAAACTATTGAACTTTGTCATCGCAGATGAACAGCAGGCTATGGAATTTGATTGGGCGGCGCTTGAAGCACAGGGCATTTCGTTGATCGGTTGTGATCTGACAACACCGGAAAGTGTCCCGTACTATGATCCTGAGAAGTTGGTTACCACGCTTCTTAGCTTCGTTTAG
- a CDS encoding mannitol dehydrogenase family protein, which yields MTFEFKKLDLDTLPSDVGMPPYDRKALKPRIAHIGFGAFARAHVAMHLHETLAAAGGDWGMRVVELFGTSDLFDKLAENDYLYTLVETADEGTNTRLLGAVCETQHIARDGVEVLINGLAEEQLKIISLTVTEKGYCVKNGQLDIDNGWIKEDLASPSTPKTAIGLIVAGLAKRRALGNGPVTVMSCDNLPNNGVLCGIAVREFAAKVDAELAAWIEENVSFPSTMVDRIVPALTDESRDLIRESLGGQIDLNGIVCEPFRQWVIEDNFKAGRPKWELAGAQIVPDVEPFEEMKLRTLNGSHSFLAYLGFLAGKETIADCAADPVFFAEARKLMVDEQLPTLDVPDDVDLEAYADSLLKRYSNSKLKHRTWQIASDGTQKMPQRWLNSVKYHIAHGSDYRHLVLGIGGWMNYIQANRNGESYEVTDPMKDQLAEIVASHKTDRTVYVNTLLALESVFPSELVGNDEFNQAVHKAYAAVADKGAAQAVADLAS from the coding sequence ATGACGTTTGAATTCAAAAAACTTGATCTGGACACCCTGCCAAGTGACGTGGGAATGCCCCCTTATGACCGTAAGGCTCTTAAACCACGCATAGCCCACATTGGGTTTGGGGCTTTTGCCCGCGCTCATGTGGCTATGCACCTGCATGAAACACTGGCAGCGGCTGGCGGTGACTGGGGTATGCGCGTTGTTGAGCTGTTCGGCACCTCTGACCTGTTCGATAAGTTAGCTGAGAACGATTATCTCTACACACTGGTTGAGACGGCTGATGAAGGCACCAACACACGTCTGTTGGGTGCTGTTTGCGAAACACAGCATATCGCGCGCGATGGTGTAGAAGTACTCATCAACGGATTGGCTGAGGAACAGCTGAAGATCATCTCTCTGACTGTGACCGAGAAGGGCTACTGCGTTAAAAACGGTCAGTTGGATATAGACAACGGGTGGATCAAGGAAGACCTTGCATCGCCGAGCACTCCAAAGACAGCTATTGGCTTGATCGTTGCTGGGCTTGCCAAACGCCGTGCGCTTGGCAATGGCCCAGTCACTGTAATGTCCTGTGATAATCTGCCAAACAACGGTGTTTTGTGTGGTATCGCGGTGCGTGAGTTCGCCGCCAAGGTTGATGCTGAGCTTGCCGCATGGATTGAAGAAAACGTCTCTTTCCCGTCCACGATGGTAGACCGCATTGTTCCAGCCCTGACCGATGAATCCCGTGACCTTATTCGTGAGAGCCTTGGAGGGCAGATTGATCTCAATGGCATCGTGTGCGAGCCATTCCGCCAGTGGGTTATTGAAGACAACTTCAAAGCCGGTCGCCCAAAATGGGAGCTCGCAGGCGCACAGATCGTTCCTGATGTAGAACCATTTGAGGAAATGAAGCTGAGAACCCTCAATGGGTCTCACTCCTTCCTTGCCTACCTAGGCTTCCTTGCTGGTAAAGAAACGATTGCTGACTGCGCGGCTGATCCAGTATTTTTTGCTGAAGCCCGCAAATTGATGGTGGATGAACAGCTGCCTACACTGGATGTTCCAGATGATGTGGATCTGGAGGCTTATGCGGACTCTTTGCTTAAGCGGTACTCCAATTCCAAACTGAAACATCGCACATGGCAGATTGCTTCTGATGGAACGCAAAAGATGCCTCAGCGCTGGTTGAATTCTGTCAAGTACCACATTGCGCATGGTTCTGATTACAGACATCTGGTGCTCGGCATTGGTGGCTGGATGAATTACATTCAGGCCAACCGTAATGGCGAAAGCTATGAGGTAACAGACCCGATGAAAGACCAGCTTGCGGAGATTGTTGCATCCCACAAAACTGACAGAACAGTCTATGTGAACACACTCCTCGCTCTGGAGTCTGTATTCCCATCTGAACTTGTTGGTAATGATGAGTTTAATCAGGCGGTTCACAAAGCCTATGCAGCAGTGGCAGATAAAGGTGCGGCCCAAGCCGTTGCAGACTTGGCAAGTTAG
- a CDS encoding glycoside hydrolase family 31 protein codes for MKTLRKWSHIRTEQNQVDLLIDEKHLLSLFILEDKVVRVLLRKNGEFRQGRTWSITPGETAMPFEGRPRLSVEGFSLPEFRQELTEDTLVLETRALRVSVKTPLQIIWEAKKDDGSYELIASERPTGAYMLGLKDNKNSHFLSQPADDRIYGLGEKAGNLLRNGRRYEMRNLDAMGYDAETTDPLYKHLPFTLTRTASGISYGVFYDNLVNCWFDLGNEIDNYHRPHRSYRAEDGDLDYYFTLGPSLLDVTKTQVWLTGKHIFPPKWSLGYSGSTMYYTDADNAQEQLEGFIDLIDEHAIPCDSFQLSSGYTSIGSKRYVFNWNDDKCPDPKAMTSKFLNAGVHLAANIKPCLLQDHPMYKDVEAKGLFIRDSEADQPERSLYWDDEGSHLDFTNMDTVNWWKANVTEQLLERGIGSTWNDNNEYEIWDFSARCKGFGEEIEVGLIRPLHSLLMMRTSYEAQIEHAPDERPYLISRSGSPGLQRYVQTWTGDNRTNWNNLKYNIRMGLGLSMSGIYNVGHDVGGFSGPRPDPELFVRWVQNGVMHPRFTIHSWNDDATVNEPWMHPDVTPLIRNAMQLRQYLMPYFYTLLHDMHVKDEPLLRPTFLDHEGDERTYVETDDYLLGKDLLVASVVEQGATTRTVYLPDNGDGWYEFDTGVYHKGGQTIIVDAPLERLPLFVRAGTVIPLANPTAKNTSECDLNALAVFPFQGPGSRILIVFEDDGISHKWSEGQHSTLNLLLSANAVEQTLSLSRCGELDAGARNISIFIKGQSPNGLSSNVTVNGQCLSDGTLTLALTEL; via the coding sequence ATGAAAACGCTCCGTAAGTGGTCCCATATAAGGACCGAACAGAACCAAGTAGACCTGCTGATCGATGAGAAGCATCTGCTCTCCCTGTTCATCCTTGAGGACAAAGTTGTCCGCGTTTTGTTGCGAAAGAATGGCGAGTTTCGTCAGGGGCGGACATGGTCCATCACTCCTGGCGAAACAGCTATGCCTTTTGAAGGACGGCCTCGTCTGTCCGTTGAAGGGTTTTCGCTTCCAGAATTTAGACAGGAGCTTACGGAGGATACACTTGTGTTGGAGACGCGTGCTTTGCGTGTCTCCGTCAAAACGCCTCTTCAGATTATCTGGGAAGCGAAAAAGGACGACGGCTCTTATGAGCTGATAGCAAGCGAACGCCCAACAGGTGCGTACATGCTTGGCTTGAAGGACAATAAGAACTCGCATTTTCTGAGCCAACCAGCAGATGACCGGATTTACGGCCTTGGTGAAAAGGCTGGCAATTTACTGCGTAACGGTCGCCGCTACGAAATGCGTAACCTGGATGCCATGGGTTATGATGCGGAGACCACCGACCCACTTTACAAGCACTTACCCTTCACATTGACCCGCACCGCCTCCGGTATTTCTTACGGCGTGTTCTATGACAATCTTGTAAACTGCTGGTTTGATCTGGGTAACGAGATCGACAACTATCACCGCCCTCATCGTTCTTACCGCGCTGAAGATGGTGATCTGGACTACTACTTCACTCTCGGCCCTTCCCTACTGGATGTTACCAAAACGCAGGTTTGGCTGACGGGTAAACACATCTTCCCGCCAAAGTGGAGCCTCGGATATTCCGGTTCTACCATGTATTACACCGACGCTGATAATGCGCAGGAGCAGCTGGAAGGCTTTATCGATCTGATTGACGAGCACGCTATTCCCTGCGACAGCTTTCAGCTCTCCTCCGGCTATACATCTATTGGGTCCAAACGCTACGTGTTCAACTGGAACGACGACAAGTGTCCTGATCCTAAGGCGATGACCTCAAAGTTCTTGAATGCCGGTGTGCATTTGGCAGCCAACATCAAACCGTGCCTGTTGCAAGACCATCCGATGTACAAGGATGTGGAAGCAAAAGGTCTCTTCATTCGTGACAGCGAAGCAGATCAGCCTGAGCGCTCACTGTACTGGGATGATGAAGGATCGCACCTCGACTTCACCAATATGGACACGGTCAACTGGTGGAAAGCCAACGTCACCGAGCAGTTGCTTGAACGCGGTATTGGTTCCACATGGAATGACAATAACGAATACGAGATCTGGGATTTTTCTGCACGCTGTAAAGGCTTTGGCGAAGAAATTGAAGTTGGTCTTATCCGCCCATTGCACTCTCTTTTGATGATGCGTACCTCCTATGAAGCACAGATTGAGCATGCACCAGATGAGCGGCCCTATCTGATCTCCCGCAGCGGGTCTCCGGGTCTTCAGCGTTATGTGCAGACATGGACAGGTGACAATCGGACCAACTGGAACAACCTGAAATATAACATCCGGATGGGCCTCGGACTTTCCATGTCCGGTATCTACAATGTCGGGCATGATGTTGGCGGGTTCTCCGGGCCTCGACCTGATCCAGAACTGTTTGTGCGTTGGGTCCAGAACGGTGTCATGCATCCCCGCTTCACCATTCACTCATGGAATGATGATGCTACGGTCAATGAGCCCTGGATGCACCCAGACGTTACGCCGCTTATTCGCAATGCCATGCAGCTGCGCCAATATCTGATGCCCTACTTTTACACACTGCTACACGATATGCATGTGAAGGACGAGCCTTTGCTACGTCCGACCTTCCTTGATCACGAAGGGGATGAGCGAACCTATGTTGAGACAGACGACTATCTGCTCGGCAAAGACTTACTTGTCGCTTCTGTCGTAGAGCAAGGCGCAACGACCCGTACAGTTTACCTGCCGGATAATGGTGATGGCTGGTATGAGTTCGATACAGGCGTGTATCACAAGGGCGGCCAGACCATCATTGTTGATGCTCCTCTTGAGAGGCTGCCGCTGTTCGTACGTGCGGGCACTGTGATCCCACTTGCCAATCCCACTGCTAAGAACACGAGTGAGTGTGATCTCAACGCTCTGGCAGTATTCCCTTTCCAAGGACCCGGCAGCCGTATCCTTATCGTTTTTGAAGATGACGGCATCAGTCATAAATGGTCAGAGGGGCAGCACAGCACGTTGAATCTCCTGCTATCCGCCAATGCTGTTGAGCAGACCCTCTCCCTCTCTCGCTGTGGTGAGCTGGACGCAGGGGCTCGCAATATCTCTATCTTCATCAAAGGACAGTCTCCGAACGGTCTTTCTTCCAATGTGACTGTGAATGGCCAGTGCCTGTCTGATGGCACCCTCACTCTTGCACTCACCGAGCTTTAA